From one Lineus longissimus chromosome 3, tnLinLong1.2, whole genome shotgun sequence genomic stretch:
- the LOC135484214 gene encoding apoptosis-stimulating of p53 protein 1-like isoform X7, with translation MMSIARVEPQVHMPGGVDLTLTELQEMATRQQQQIENQQQMLVAKEQRLKYLKQQEMRHQQIASENERLRKLREKVESQELKLKKLRALRGQVDQQRMSNGNLNSELESIKVLFNEKEKELSIAVAKVEELTKQLDEVKRGNNHAGDGKHKSSGDAELEKLKKELMIRNKLNEQQSTKLNAHREVLSKRHEEITMMDTRIEELQERLHKKRQQQQQQQQHKGFPPSGRPQSANIAAVEPYVRTEQKDSSKDDLYEEDLKSGLGPSKQQPRYQTLPYNTKFPVHLEGQKQPQQDINSNIYNYEKKLEANNNMLKQENNKPEQKSVENKSGVYLAKEPVKSQPSQFLTSKVYNVTQDHLNSGIEKRVPTSTFKGGSSGITHFTPRPFSSTYSSVSFNPTQGPADKRNVQVSQPQSSFTAQGQAGALSKPLYSEAGKGAPTNAPITPPRLSTKYTMSQDSSTSPGGSSSSTAPHSSPDVSPGYYQTAISRSVQPPQPSWADSPSSSQSSPSQNPQSPPVTNTRNVPTTGGYGPTVAVSRNTGSNSGLVVRVTNNEGFAPSPNSSGDSNSGSLVYNPTSSGAENTSNGKMVPNIQNKNDSERAEYPSGRLDQNTSYEGPNISVSSANSSSGSMPSPSSSDSSAATKPRFAPRGVIANTYMRKLGSTALSQYNKLSQMYQGFPNQPQQGEANQGAKQDSNQTVQPMGKTENVYPNDVSPQESSQKTGEQSPPDSDNGSFQVPGFHQYGTINADKFSSKGITPRTLRRRHSSGEGDDLFTKLQFQSAKPSVSSVGENEEDASKGDAGYFYEGRQNEMQRTHSNSTGSTGSEEEKRKPKSAPLILRKKGSKSKAMLQKRRVSFDPLALLLDASLEGELELVMRTAKEVSNPSTANDEGITALHNAICAGHFEIVKFLVEFGCDVNSQDSDGWTPLHCAASCNNLAMVQFLVEHGACIFATTISDHETAAEKCEEDEDGYDGCSEYLYSIQEKLGILNAGEVYSLYNYKAQNPDEMTFKTNDKLVVLRKVDQDEREWWWARKGAREGYIPRNLLGLFPRVKPPKENDNES, from the exons ATGATGAGTATAGCGAGAGTGGAACCCCAAGTCCAT ATGCCCGGTGGAGTAGACCTCACACTGACGGAACTGCAGGAGATGGCCACCAGGCAACAGCAGCAGATCGAGAACCAACAACAGATGCTGGTGGCCAAGGAACAGCGCCTCAAGTACCTCAAACAGCAAGAGATGAGGCACCAACAGATCGCCAGTGAGAATGAACGGTTACGCAAGTTACGTGAAAAGGTGGAGTCACAGGAGTTGAAGCTGAAGAAACTGAGGGCTTTGAGGGGTCAGGTGGACCAGCAGAGGATGTCCAATGGGAACCTCA ATTCTGAACTGGAGTCTATCAAGGTGTTATTCAACGAGAAAGAGAAAGAGTTATCGATTGCTGTGGCAAAGGTGGAGGAGCTGACCAAACAACTTGACGAGGTGAAAAGAGGAAACAACCATGCTGGTGACGGGAAGCATAAGTCATCCGGTGATGCTGAACTGGAGAAACTGAAGAAAGAACTTATG ATTCGCAACAAATTGAATGAGCAGCAAAGTACCAAGCTGAACGCCCACCGTGAGGTGCTGTCAAAACGTCATGAAGAGATCACCATGATGGACACGCGCATCGAAGAGCTGCAAGAGCGACTCCATAAGAAACGGcaacagcagcaacaacaacagcaacacaAAGGATTTCCCCCGAGTGGTCGACCACAGAGTGCAAATATTGCTGCAGTGGAACCGTATGTTCGGACAGAGCAGAAAGATTCATCAAAGGATGACTTGTATGAAGAGGATTTGAAATCCGGTCTTGGTCCCAGCAAACAGCAACCTCGATATCAGACTCTGCCTTATAACACCAAGTTCCCAGTTCATCTCGAGGGACAGAAACAACCCCAACAGGATATCAATAGCAATATTTACAACTACGAGAAGAAGTTGGAGGCGAATAACAATATGTTAAAACAGGAGAACAATAAACCGGAACAGAAAAGTGTAGAGAATAAAAGTGGTGTGTATCTTGCTAAGGAGCCTGTGAAGTCCCAGCCATCACAGTTCCTCACTTCAAAGGTGTACAATGTTACTCAGGATCATCTGAACAGTGGAATAGAAAAGCGGGTGCCGACATCTACATTTAAAGGCGGTTCTAGTGGTATCACACATTTTACACCGAGGCCATTTTCTTCTACGTACAGTAGCGTGTCCTTCAACCCAACTCAAGGTCCTGCAGATAAGAGGAATGTGCAGGTGTCCCAGCCACAGTCTAGCTTCACTGCCCAAGGCCAAGCCGGTGCTCTGTCGAAACCACTCTATTCGGAAGCTGGTAAGGGTGCTCCAACAAACGCACCAATCACTCCACCGCGCTTGAGCACCAAGTACACAATGTCACAGGATTCATCCACCAGCCCAGGAGGTTCCAGCAGCAGCACTGCCCCACACAGCAGTCCAGATGTTTCTCCCGGTTACTACCAGACTGCAATAAGTCGGTCTGTTCAGCCTCCGCAGCCTTCCTGGGCAGACAGTCCTTCAAGCTCTCAGTCTTCTCCAAGCCAAAATCCACAATCACCCCCAGTTACTAACACAAGGAATGTGCCAACAACTGGTGGATATGGACCAACGGTTGCTGTCAGTCGTAACACTGGCTCAAATTCTGGTTTAGTTGTTCGAGTTACAAACAATGAAGGATTTGCTCCAAGTCCAAATAGTAGTGGTGATTCGAATTCAGGTTCATTGGTGTATAACCCTACGTCCTCTGGTGCAGAGAACACAAGCAATGGAAAAATGGTGCCgaacattcaaaataaaaatgattCTGAACGGGCAGAATATCCGAGTGGGAGACTTGATCAAAACACTAGTTATGAAGGACCAAATATATCCGTTAGTAGTGCGAACTCAAGCTCGGGAAGTATGCCGAGTCCAAGCTCGTCTGATTCCTCTGCTGCTACTAAACCAAGGTTTGCCCCACGAGGTGTTATTGCTAATACGTACATGCGGAAACTTGGTTCAACTGCTTTGTCCCAGTACAATAAACTGAGTCAAATGTACCAGGGATTCCCAAATCAGCCGCAACAAGGTGAGGCTAACCAGGGTGCTAAACAAGACAGTAATCAAACAGTTCAGCCAATGGGAAAGACGGAAAATGTTTACCCGAATGATGTGTCGCCACAGGAATCTAGTCAAAAAACGGGTGAACAATCCCCACCGGATTCTGACAATGGCAGCTTCCAAGTGCCTGGGTTTCATCAATACGGTACTATCAATGCAGATAAGTTCAGTTCCAAGGGCATTACCCCAAGAACATTGAGGAGGAGGCATTCTTCGGGAGAGGGAGATGACCTCTTTACGAAACTGCAATTTCAAAGTGCCAAACCGTCCGTGTCTTCTGTAGGTGAAAATGAGGAGGATGCATCAAAAGGGGACGCTGGATATTTTTACGAGGGACGTCAAAATGAGATGCAGAGAACACATTCTAATTCAACTGGATCTACAGGTTCAGAGGAAGAAAAACGGAAACCAAAGTCGGCACCGTTGATTCTCCGAAAGAAGGGGTCTAAGTCCAAGGCTATGCTGCAGAAGAGAAGGGTCAGTTTTGATCCCTTGGCCCTTCTCTTGGATGCATCTCTTGAAGGAGAACTAGAGTTGGTCATGAGAACAGCCAAAGAG gTCTCCAATCCAAGTACTGCTAATGATGAAGGAATCACAGCCCTCCACAATGCCATCTGTGCCGGACATTTCGAGATTGTTAAGTTTTTGGTTGAGTTTGGTTGTGATGTGAACTCACAGGACAGTGATGGATG GACTCCACTCCACTGTGCGGCATCCTGTAACAACCTGGCCATGGTTCAGTTCCTCGTCGAACACGGAGCGTGCATCTTCGCCACGACAATCAGCGACCATGAAACAGCTGCAGAAAAGTGTGAAGAAGATGAGGATGGTTATGATGGGTGCTCAGAATACCTTTACA GTATCCAAGAAAAACTTGGAATTCTAAATGCTGGCGAGGTGTATTCATTGTATAATTATAAGGCGCAGAATCCGGATGAAATGACATTCAAAACTAATGACAAACTTGTCGTCTTGCGTAAGGTTGACCAGGATGAGCGGGAGTGGTGGTGGGCAAGAAAGGGTGCCCGCGAAGGATACATTCCAAGGAATCTTCTTGGG CTTTTCCCAAGAGTTAAACCGCCAAAAGAGAATGATAATGAAAGTTAG